One genomic window of Sulfuricurvum sp. IAE1 includes the following:
- a CDS encoding PepSY domain-containing protein, protein MRYALLLAALLSSAVFARIDSSVKVPAPLHELAVFGNHAAHPVQKMKVRQQLQRLAPLSCEEVKTKLSAQGFRIEQIALRDVASNLLYVGWGYDTNEKAVKVFVDPATGTVVHREERS, encoded by the coding sequence ATGCGTTACGCCCTTTTGCTTGCAGCGTTGCTCTCTTCGGCGGTTTTCGCCCGAATCGATTCGTCGGTCAAAGTTCCGGCTCCTCTGCATGAACTCGCCGTTTTCGGCAATCATGCCGCCCATCCGGTCCAGAAGATGAAAGTGCGCCAGCAGCTTCAACGGCTTGCGCCCCTGAGCTGCGAAGAGGTGAAAACCAAACTCTCGGCACAAGGTTTTCGGATCGAGCAGATCGCTCTGCGCGACGTTGCCTCGAATCTGCTGTACGTCGGATGGGGATACGACACTAACGAGAAAGCGGTCAAAGTGTTCGTTGATCCGGCGACCGGCACGGTCGTCCACCGTGAAGAGCGCTCATGA
- a CDS encoding efflux RND transporter periplasmic adaptor subunit, protein MKILVMALLCSVAAFGTIKMSDAQIKKLGIRAQKVQSVQSDTMGPFIGTFDYADERSSVYTLSSEATVAGVVKKPGDAVKAGEIVCTIASSELLAASYELTDVRQRLKIAREYAKKDEALFREGVLSLREAQRSALEVSSLKAKEAEVSGRFRYAGADSRPSEGMTFAIRAKRTGVISEGPVMGGEKIAAFVPYLKLSDPSVLNALIMVPPKQLAFIRKGAAVNDKNGKRIGTITSVSVSVNRMNNSGAAVARITNPDPSFRAGTSAEMYIAAVEKSRWVLLPRSSLTKYKNRDICFVRVQGGFAPKTVEVRKYFKDHVAVSGEGFTPATQVVSSGTISLKGALGGMGFE, encoded by the coding sequence ATGAAAATTTTAGTGATGGCGCTTTTGTGCAGCGTTGCGGCTTTCGGGACGATCAAAATGAGTGACGCTCAGATCAAAAAACTGGGGATCAGGGCTCAAAAGGTGCAGTCGGTTCAGAGCGACACGATGGGCCCTTTCATCGGGACGTTCGATTATGCCGACGAACGCTCGTCGGTCTATACCCTCAGCAGCGAAGCGACGGTGGCCGGGGTCGTCAAAAAACCCGGGGACGCGGTCAAAGCGGGAGAGATTGTGTGCACAATCGCTTCATCCGAACTTCTCGCGGCCAGTTACGAACTCACCGACGTGCGGCAGCGTCTGAAAATCGCCCGCGAATACGCCAAAAAAGACGAAGCGCTGTTCCGGGAGGGGGTCTTATCGTTGCGTGAAGCCCAAAGAAGCGCCCTGGAGGTATCGAGCCTTAAAGCCAAAGAGGCCGAAGTATCCGGCCGTTTCCGGTATGCGGGAGCCGACAGTCGCCCAAGTGAGGGGATGACGTTTGCCATTCGGGCGAAGAGAACGGGCGTTATCTCCGAAGGGCCCGTCATGGGGGGAGAAAAAATTGCCGCGTTCGTTCCGTATCTGAAACTCTCGGATCCGTCGGTACTCAACGCGCTCATCATGGTTCCCCCAAAGCAGCTCGCTTTTATCCGAAAAGGGGCAGCGGTGAACGACAAAAACGGAAAACGGATCGGGACGATTACCTCGGTTTCGGTTTCGGTCAACCGTATGAACAATTCGGGTGCGGCCGTCGCGCGGATCACGAACCCCGATCCCTCTTTCCGTGCGGGTACGTCGGCGGAGATGTATATTGCGGCGGTTGAAAAAAGCCGCTGGGTGCTTCTGCCTCGCTCGTCGCTGACCAAATACAAAAACCGCGACATCTGTTTTGTCCGGGTTCAAGGGGGATTTGCCCCCAAAACGGTCGAAGTGCGCAAATACTTCAAAGATCACGTCGCGGTAAGCGGCGAGGGGTTCACCCCCGCAACGCAGGTGGTCAGCAGCGGAACCATTTCGCTCAAAGGCGCGCTCGGCGGAATGGGATTTGAGTAA
- a CDS encoding TolC family protein has translation MILRSFWTAALLAIPATLGAMTFNELSRIAYERSLEQSAAQGQQEALQHEKSAYGAFEPLYLEGATRRIRADDPSGNGNEYSMMVGMTAKNPWVKEAKNAEFDAAIRRVQGDSELRKTLIQSRLKHEYLLAELAREEAEIYRRKQESAEQGYAIARKKHEAGRISQMELVRFETELGVARKEASEALIAYRTHQDTLREMTHIDTEIRVDDLSFRFVDAGTWEETIKRSAVLEQFSLAEKELSSQIETLRRSTVETVGFGVGMTREPTQHSVDMRVSIPLSFGAKNERRIAALMAMRSAAAAQKELTARKLSIAAEQSFRKLGELQRLIGEALAMQKRHEALYVMAARGFEGGVVGQFEYLETKNRFYAAQAETLRLKRDYLDEIAKTEEKVGRIWE, from the coding sequence ATGATACTTCGGAGTTTTTGGACCGCCGCTTTATTGGCGATTCCCGCGACGCTGGGTGCGATGACGTTTAACGAACTCAGTCGTATCGCTTACGAACGCTCTCTTGAACAAAGCGCGGCGCAGGGGCAACAAGAAGCGCTTCAGCATGAAAAAAGCGCGTACGGTGCATTCGAACCGCTTTATCTGGAAGGGGCCACACGCCGCATCCGTGCCGACGATCCCAGCGGGAATGGGAACGAGTATTCGATGATGGTGGGCATGACCGCAAAAAATCCGTGGGTCAAAGAGGCCAAAAATGCCGAGTTCGATGCCGCCATCCGCAGAGTGCAAGGGGATTCTGAGCTTCGCAAGACCCTGATACAAAGCCGTCTCAAGCACGAGTACCTTTTGGCGGAACTGGCCCGGGAAGAGGCGGAAATCTACCGCCGAAAACAGGAATCGGCCGAACAAGGGTATGCGATCGCGCGGAAAAAACACGAAGCGGGGAGAATATCGCAGATGGAGCTTGTCCGGTTTGAGACCGAGCTCGGCGTCGCCCGCAAAGAGGCATCCGAAGCGCTGATCGCCTACCGCACGCACCAGGATACGCTCCGCGAAATGACCCATATTGATACCGAAATCCGTGTTGACGATCTGTCGTTTCGGTTCGTCGATGCCGGGACTTGGGAAGAAACGATCAAACGCTCGGCGGTGCTGGAGCAGTTTTCACTTGCCGAAAAAGAACTCTCCTCGCAGATCGAAACGCTTCGCCGTTCGACGGTCGAAACGGTCGGCTTCGGTGTGGGAATGACCCGCGAACCGACGCAGCACAGCGTCGATATGCGCGTGAGCATCCCTTTGTCGTTCGGAGCGAAAAACGAGCGCCGTATTGCGGCACTGATGGCGATGCGCAGCGCGGCGGCGGCTCAAAAGGAACTGACCGCCCGAAAACTTTCCATTGCGGCGGAACAGTCGTTCCGAAAGCTCGGAGAGTTACAACGCCTGATCGGGGAGGCTTTGGCGATGCAAAAACGGCATGAAGCCCTTTATGTAATGGCGGCTAGAGGGTTCGAAGGGGGCGTGGTCGGACAATTCGAATACCTGGAGACGAAAAACCGTTTTTACGCTGCTCAGGCCGAAACGCTTCGGCTCAAACGCGATTATCTGGACGAGATCGCCAAAACGGAAGAAAAAGTCGGGAGAATATGGGAATGA
- a CDS encoding PD-(D/E)XK nuclease family protein, whose amino-acid sequence MFSRECVVYPTSRCIRNALESASEGMLPRHMSMGEFLGRCSIAPGRIVPDEDLRLLALHEASDFKAFASLEIERSFFSFIQNAQYIFRFFEELASEQVSVDTLRDVDVYGEYEEHIAILIRLRERYREICERKGWADPIFAVETMDVDTAFLSHFDSVRIEVEGYLSRREIDILRECARTVELQIVYNATPYNRKMSSRLAEMGFDISEGKHYRLSLSQNRVLEESELRQNRALVCDTFQSRLAQAGYIKATVESFVLEGIAPENIAVVLPDESFAPMLGAFNDEGNFNFAMGRSFETAEAYRDVESIMLYLDEPNVLNRARMRHVGADRIEWLKTRCPKPFAMEELEVLWEMVSEDKNDDAAREIIQEELRRFSHLAPVLENLDFKSVLRIFMNRLRNRTFDDVRGGKVTVMGLLETRGSTFEGVVVVDFNEGYVPHKSDKDLFLNTQTRKFAGLPTSGDRESLQKHYYAMLFNRAKRVAIACVQNADSVPSRFLLQMKIPLRSAQYRYEEALFPPFSPKERLRSSYAGEYDFTAHPLSASSLKSFLTCRRQFYYRYVLHLVPHELPRDLSEERDIGNVLHASLEALYRGRDAYRTPAEIKKALEALWGEHVGDDALQRHMKRLWLEKLETFYRSEIRRFEEGWRVAYREKELSTTIEGITLVGRVDRIDMREGAFEVIDYKSGSYPDVDREPREEDTDYQLSVYAFLAATLGEVQGCGYYDLGRGELFRERFLEAKNARLREIMKTLAEGKTWDWEMCEDLSRCRNCAYVYLCNREAMRGV is encoded by the coding sequence ATGTTCTCCCGAGAGTGCGTCGTTTACCCCACCTCCCGATGCATCCGTAACGCGCTGGAATCGGCGAGCGAGGGGATGCTTCCCCGCCACATGAGCATGGGGGAGTTTCTGGGCCGATGCAGCATTGCTCCGGGGCGGATCGTTCCCGATGAAGATCTCCGGCTGCTCGCACTGCACGAAGCGAGCGACTTCAAAGCGTTCGCATCCTTAGAGATCGAACGCAGCTTCTTTAGTTTTATCCAGAACGCACAGTATATTTTCCGCTTTTTCGAAGAGCTCGCCTCCGAGCAGGTCAGCGTCGATACTCTCCGCGACGTCGACGTTTACGGTGAATACGAAGAACACATCGCCATATTGATCCGTCTGCGTGAGCGTTACCGTGAAATCTGCGAGCGAAAGGGCTGGGCGGACCCCATATTCGCCGTTGAGACGATGGATGTCGACACGGCATTTCTGAGCCATTTCGATTCGGTGCGCATCGAGGTGGAAGGTTACCTGAGCCGGCGGGAGATCGATATCCTCAGAGAATGTGCCCGTACGGTCGAGCTTCAGATCGTCTACAACGCGACCCCTTATAATCGTAAAATGAGCTCGCGTCTTGCCGAAATGGGATTCGATATCTCCGAGGGGAAACATTACCGTCTCTCGCTCAGCCAAAACCGCGTTCTCGAGGAATCAGAACTGCGCCAAAACCGTGCGCTCGTATGCGATACTTTCCAAAGCCGCCTCGCGCAGGCGGGATACATCAAGGCAACGGTGGAATCGTTCGTCCTTGAGGGGATCGCACCCGAGAATATCGCCGTCGTGCTGCCTGATGAGTCGTTTGCGCCGATGCTCGGCGCGTTCAACGATGAAGGGAATTTCAACTTCGCGATGGGAAGAAGTTTCGAGACTGCCGAAGCGTACCGCGACGTTGAGAGCATTATGCTTTATCTTGATGAGCCAAACGTCTTGAACCGGGCACGGATGCGCCATGTCGGTGCCGATCGGATCGAATGGCTCAAAACGCGCTGCCCGAAACCTTTTGCGATGGAAGAGCTCGAGGTGCTGTGGGAGATGGTGTCGGAAGACAAAAACGATGATGCGGCCCGGGAGATCATTCAGGAGGAACTGCGCCGCTTTTCCCATTTGGCGCCGGTGCTGGAGAACCTCGATTTTAAAAGTGTGCTGCGCATTTTCATGAACCGGCTGCGTAACCGCACGTTTGATGACGTACGTGGGGGAAAGGTGACGGTCATGGGGCTGCTGGAGACACGCGGAAGTACCTTTGAGGGGGTTGTCGTCGTCGATTTCAACGAGGGGTATGTCCCCCACAAGAGCGACAAAGATCTCTTTTTGAACACCCAGACCCGCAAATTTGCCGGGCTGCCGACCTCGGGTGATCGGGAATCGCTTCAGAAGCATTATTACGCGATGCTTTTTAACCGGGCAAAGCGGGTTGCGATCGCATGCGTCCAGAATGCCGATTCGGTCCCTTCGCGATTTTTGCTGCAGATGAAGATACCGTTGCGAAGCGCGCAGTATCGGTACGAAGAGGCGCTTTTTCCGCCGTTTTCACCTAAAGAGCGCCTCCGATCCTCGTATGCGGGGGAATACGATTTTACCGCCCACCCCCTTTCGGCCAGTTCGCTCAAGAGTTTCCTCACCTGCCGAAGGCAGTTTTATTACCGTTATGTCCTTCACCTCGTTCCCCACGAACTGCCGCGCGATCTTTCGGAAGAACGCGATATCGGCAACGTCCTGCACGCGTCGCTCGAAGCGCTCTATCGCGGGCGTGACGCCTACCGAACCCCCGCGGAGATCAAGAAAGCCCTCGAAGCGTTATGGGGGGAGCATGTCGGCGACGATGCGTTGCAGCGCCATATGAAGCGGCTGTGGCTTGAAAAGCTCGAGACGTTTTACCGTTCCGAAATCCGCCGTTTCGAAGAGGGGTGGCGGGTTGCGTACCGCGAAAAAGAGCTTTCGACGACGATCGAGGGGATCACCCTTGTCGGAAGGGTCGATCGGATCGACATGCGTGAAGGGGCTTTCGAAGTGATCGATTACAAAAGCGGCAGCTATCCCGATGTCGACCGCGAGCCCAGAGAGGAGGATACCGATTACCAGCTCAGCGTCTACGCCTTTTTGGCCGCCACGCTCGGGGAAGTGCAGGGATGCGGCTATTATGACCTTGGGCGCGGCGAGCTGTTCCGGGAGCGTTTTCTGGAGGCCAAAAACGCCCGGCTGCGGGAGATCATGAAAACCCTGGCGGAGGGGAAAACGTGGGACTGGGAGATGTGCGAGGATCTGAGCCGCTGCCGCAACTGCGCCTACGTCTATCTGTGCAACCGGGAGGCGATGCGTGGCGTTTGA
- a CDS encoding LTA synthase family protein — MRIVKELFKLYLLFIALFFLGRLGLYLLYFDRLGDITLAESLLSFLYGLKLDTMAVSIILVIPALILTAMPRRGAAWGKRLIDGWVLVFLLLALFVENATFPFVAQYDVRPNYLFVEYLKYPQEVSSMILKEYPLQLALAGVMMGFAAWAYVRFFPRRFVEAMQPPQWQRLLLLFPILLVLFIGIRSSFGHRPANISDALFSTNRLANEIAKNSLYSVGYAYKSYAKEEDILKRYGKMDLNDAYARVSSRLNIPLGSPLPFTRSEPTRFPSAEPKNLVIFIQESMGAQFVGFCGGDAAVTPNMEKLSREGLAFTNLYSNGTRSIRGLAGVTSGWLPVAGDEVVKRNKSQSDFFTVASLLKPLGYKSSFIYGGEGRFDNMRGWYLGNGFDEVIEQKDYKNPTFVSTWGVSDEDLVMKAHEKFKAHAAKGEKFVSVLFSSSNHSPFELPEGKIEFLPGKPKYGVENAVKYADFAVGRLFELAKKESYYKNTVFVVVADHNVRVYGDDVVPVNMFHIPALIVAPGLKPQTFDKLSSQPDVLATALDLIGTDLTHPVLGHSVFSDAKQEISLMMFNDTFALRSQDRVAVLQPGKAAETYRYAQGRLHPSAHDAELEKDLLAFITVLDDMYNRKLFRAR; from the coding sequence GTGCGGATCGTCAAAGAACTCTTCAAACTCTACCTCCTCTTCATCGCCCTCTTTTTTCTGGGGCGGCTTGGGCTTTATCTCCTTTATTTCGACCGTCTGGGCGACATCACGCTCGCCGAATCACTCCTCAGCTTCCTCTACGGTCTCAAACTCGATACGATGGCCGTCTCGATCATCCTCGTCATCCCCGCCCTGATCCTCACCGCGATGCCCCGCCGCGGAGCGGCATGGGGCAAACGCCTCATCGACGGGTGGGTTCTTGTTTTCCTCCTGCTGGCGCTGTTCGTCGAAAACGCCACGTTCCCCTTCGTCGCGCAGTACGACGTCCGCCCCAACTACCTGTTCGTCGAATATCTCAAATACCCGCAGGAAGTAAGCTCGATGATCCTCAAAGAGTACCCGCTGCAACTCGCCCTCGCCGGGGTGATGATGGGATTCGCCGCATGGGCTTACGTGCGCTTCTTCCCCCGACGTTTCGTCGAAGCGATGCAGCCGCCGCAGTGGCAGAGGCTGCTGCTGCTCTTTCCGATCCTGCTGGTGCTGTTCATCGGCATCCGTTCCTCCTTCGGCCACCGCCCCGCGAATATCTCCGATGCCCTCTTCAGTACCAACCGCCTTGCCAACGAAATCGCGAAAAACTCCCTCTACAGCGTCGGTTATGCCTACAAAAGCTATGCCAAGGAAGAGGATATTCTCAAGCGCTACGGCAAAATGGACCTGAACGATGCCTATGCCCGCGTCTCATCGCGTCTCAACATCCCGCTGGGCTCGCCTCTACCGTTCACGCGCAGCGAACCGACCCGCTTTCCTTCCGCCGAACCGAAAAATCTCGTGATCTTCATCCAGGAATCGATGGGGGCGCAGTTCGTCGGGTTTTGCGGCGGGGACGCCGCCGTGACGCCCAACATGGAAAAACTCTCCCGTGAAGGGCTTGCCTTTACCAACCTCTACAGCAACGGAACCCGAAGTATCCGGGGACTGGCCGGGGTAACGTCGGGATGGCTCCCCGTGGCGGGAGACGAAGTGGTCAAACGCAACAAATCCCAAAGCGACTTTTTCACCGTCGCCTCCCTTCTCAAACCGCTGGGATACAAATCGAGCTTCATCTACGGGGGCGAGGGGCGCTTTGACAACATGCGCGGCTGGTATCTCGGAAACGGGTTTGACGAAGTGATCGAGCAAAAAGACTATAAAAATCCCACCTTCGTCAGCACCTGGGGAGTCAGCGACGAAGACCTCGTCATGAAAGCGCACGAAAAATTCAAAGCACACGCCGCCAAAGGCGAGAAATTCGTCAGCGTCCTCTTTTCGAGTTCGAACCACTCCCCCTTCGAACTCCCCGAAGGAAAAATCGAATTTCTACCGGGCAAACCAAAATACGGAGTCGAAAACGCGGTCAAATACGCCGACTTCGCCGTAGGAAGGCTTTTTGAACTCGCCAAAAAAGAGAGCTATTACAAGAATACGGTATTCGTCGTCGTCGCCGACCACAACGTCCGGGTCTACGGGGACGACGTCGTTCCGGTCAACATGTTCCATATCCCGGCCCTGATCGTCGCCCCTGGGCTGAAACCGCAGACCTTCGACAAACTCTCCTCCCAGCCCGACGTCCTCGCCACGGCGCTTGATCTGATCGGAACCGACCTGACCCATCCGGTGTTGGGGCACTCGGTCTTCAGCGATGCGAAACAGGAAATTTCGCTGATGATGTTCAACGATACCTTTGCCCTGCGTTCGCAGGATCGCGTCGCCGTACTGCAGCCGGGCAAAGCGGCCGAAACCTACCGCTACGCCCAGGGCCGTCTGCACCCCTCCGCTCACGACGCCGAACTCGAAAAAGACCTTCTGGCGTTTATCACCGTCTTGGACGACATGTACAACCGAAAACTTTTCCGCGCCCGCTGA
- the rplM gene encoding 50S ribosomal protein L13 encodes MKFTKIATPEQIERKWVLIDAEGKTFGRLMTEIATRLRGKDKPYFTPNVDCGDFVVVINASKAVINGNGKNATKTYHRHTGYFGNVKSEKFVELIATNPEKVFKLAARGMLPKTKLGRAMLKKLKVYAGGEHPHSAQIAK; translated from the coding sequence ATGAAATTTACAAAAATTGCCACACCAGAGCAAATCGAGCGTAAATGGGTTTTGATCGATGCGGAAGGGAAAACGTTCGGTCGTCTGATGACAGAAATCGCTACCCGTCTTCGCGGAAAAGACAAACCTTATTTCACCCCAAACGTTGACTGCGGCGACTTCGTCGTCGTCATCAACGCGTCTAAAGCGGTAATCAACGGTAACGGCAAAAACGCGACCAAAACATACCACCGCCACACCGGTTACTTCGGTAACGTAAAAAGCGAAAAGTTCGTCGAACTGATCGCGACAAACCCCGAGAAAGTATTCAAACTCGCGGCTCGCGGCATGCTTCCAAAAACGAAACTGGGCCGCGCAATGCTCAAAAAACTCAAAGTCTATGCAGGTGGAGAACACCCACACTCTGCGCAGATCGCTAAGTAA
- the rpsI gene encoding 30S ribosomal protein S9 — MAKTYATGRRKTSIAKVWLAPGTGKITVNGLSLDAWLGGLEAKKLRVTQPLSLTKQDTSVDITATTLGGGFSGQADALRHGISRALCTFDPSFRAILKPFGMLTRDSRVVERKKPGKRKARRSPQFSKR, encoded by the coding sequence ATGGCAAAAACGTATGCAACCGGCAGAAGAAAAACTTCGATCGCAAAAGTATGGCTTGCTCCGGGTACAGGTAAAATCACTGTAAACGGTCTTTCACTCGACGCTTGGCTCGGTGGTCTGGAAGCGAAAAAACTGCGTGTAACGCAGCCTCTTTCACTGACAAAACAGGACACATCGGTCGACATCACGGCAACTACCCTCGGCGGCGGTTTCTCAGGACAGGCCGATGCGCTTCGTCACGGGATTTCACGTGCTCTTTGTACGTTCGATCCTTCGTTCCGTGCGATTCTCAAACCTTTCGGTATGCTTACCCGCGACTCTCGTGTCGTTGAGCGTAAGAAACCGGGTAAACGCAAAGCGCGCCGTTCTCCTCAGTTCTCGAAACGTTAA
- a CDS encoding RecB-like helicase has translation MAFEPFLAYEASAGSGKTFNLVVRYLSLLFLGEDPRTIVALTFTNKAANEMLERMVQTLEHLHERGELQAIADVCGISADEILARRPDVLRRFLHADVQISTIDKFFGRILRKFALNAGIMPTFKTTQNHHEVRLLERFLNEVEVARSTPALVHLSILSEKRLGALFALLSQLYAKHKEFDLNAYAGVEAGEERSAQIMEYAFALRSMLIAKPLSDRSRATMEFSDLASLLEKTWVFKETLEYWDFKKHYEPAMDDLLRKLQSALQEHFRRREALYFKELFTLLKLYIKSRRAIALQSNELSFDDITLNVHTLLREKLESEFLYFRLDAHLKHLLLDEFQDTSVIQFDILRPLIEELRAGAGVKEGGSFFFVGDVKQSIYRFRGGVSALFHRVAELFDVRIEPLRVNYRSRSTIVEFVNRTFAEKIAGYTPQQSPEKLSGGYVETLVSADPLESLRGCVERLIDNGSAPEEIAVLTVTNNDGGAVEEYLSQRGYEVVTETTAKLISQRSVRAIIEYLRYCYFDAPIYRFNAAALLGADPEELQRILPVDPVEAAIAFVRRYEIADKSALMFIEALRGYRDFEEAVFEVDRLETASPQSDLRGIRIMTVHKSKGLEFEHVIVLDQLGRPRAKNDSIVYEYDGATLVGLHYRIKEREKLDPRYALALEKEKKAAEEDRLNALYVALTRAVESLHVIAKEKGSWFEPLGVVPAQWGELRRRETAAKTPQSPGNLSYRGTRFGTQEEAASLPREEAYDYDAAQFGTALHYTLEMLGSFSADALADALESARNRYGAMLRPGAIEEIAQRARRLLDDPFFLRITQGQVRKEQTLRHRGAIHVIDLLIRNDEGWIIVDYKSGREEEGKYRAQVLRYAEAVAAATNEKVRGYLCYLLAEGIEWEKCL, from the coding sequence GTGGCGTTTGAACCCTTTTTGGCGTACGAAGCGAGCGCGGGGAGCGGCAAGACCTTCAACCTGGTCGTACGTTACCTGAGTCTGCTGTTTTTGGGAGAAGACCCAAGAACGATCGTCGCCCTGACCTTTACGAACAAGGCGGCCAACGAGATGCTCGAGCGGATGGTGCAGACCCTTGAGCATCTGCACGAGAGGGGGGAATTACAGGCGATCGCCGACGTGTGCGGCATCTCGGCCGACGAGATCCTCGCTCGGCGGCCTGACGTGCTGCGCCGTTTTTTGCACGCCGACGTACAGATTTCGACCATTGACAAGTTTTTCGGGCGGATTTTGCGCAAATTCGCCCTCAATGCCGGAATCATGCCGACGTTCAAGACAACCCAGAACCATCATGAAGTACGGCTTTTGGAACGTTTTTTGAACGAAGTGGAAGTGGCCCGTTCCACCCCGGCGCTGGTGCATCTGTCGATTTTGAGCGAAAAACGGCTGGGTGCACTTTTTGCGCTTCTCTCGCAGCTTTACGCAAAGCACAAGGAGTTCGACCTGAATGCCTACGCCGGCGTCGAAGCGGGGGAAGAGAGGAGCGCGCAGATCATGGAGTACGCCTTCGCCCTGCGTTCGATGCTGATCGCCAAACCCCTGAGCGATCGTTCCCGTGCCACGATGGAGTTTAGCGACCTGGCGTCGTTACTGGAGAAGACGTGGGTCTTCAAAGAAACTCTCGAATACTGGGATTTCAAAAAACATTACGAACCGGCGATGGACGATCTCCTCCGCAAGCTCCAGTCGGCTCTTCAAGAGCATTTCCGACGGCGCGAAGCGCTCTATTTCAAAGAGCTTTTCACCCTTTTGAAGCTCTATATCAAAAGCCGCCGTGCGATTGCGCTGCAAAGCAACGAGCTTTCGTTCGACGACATCACGCTTAATGTCCATACCCTTCTACGTGAAAAGCTGGAGAGCGAATTTCTCTATTTCCGCCTGGATGCGCACCTCAAGCACCTGCTGCTCGACGAATTTCAAGATACCAGCGTGATCCAGTTCGATATTCTCCGCCCGCTGATCGAGGAGCTGCGTGCCGGGGCCGGGGTGAAGGAAGGGGGGAGTTTCTTCTTCGTCGGCGACGTCAAACAGTCGATTTACCGTTTTCGCGGCGGTGTGAGCGCATTGTTTCACCGGGTCGCGGAGCTCTTTGACGTCCGGATCGAGCCGTTGCGGGTCAATTACCGCTCGCGGAGCACGATCGTCGAATTCGTGAACCGGACGTTTGCGGAGAAAATAGCGGGATACACCCCTCAGCAAAGCCCTGAAAAGCTCTCGGGCGGATACGTGGAGACGCTCGTGAGCGCCGATCCGCTCGAATCGCTTCGCGGCTGTGTGGAGCGGCTGATCGATAACGGATCCGCACCCGAAGAGATCGCCGTCCTAACCGTTACCAATAACGACGGGGGGGCGGTGGAAGAGTATCTGTCGCAGCGGGGCTACGAGGTGGTCACCGAAACGACGGCAAAGCTGATTTCGCAGCGAAGCGTGCGCGCGATTATCGAGTATCTGCGCTACTGCTATTTCGATGCACCGATTTACCGCTTTAACGCGGCCGCGCTTCTGGGGGCGGATCCTGAGGAACTGCAGCGTATTCTTCCCGTCGATCCGGTGGAAGCGGCGATCGCGTTTGTGCGCCGTTACGAAATTGCCGACAAAAGCGCATTGATGTTCATCGAGGCGTTGCGGGGGTATCGCGATTTTGAAGAAGCGGTGTTCGAAGTCGATCGGCTCGAAACCGCTTCGCCGCAAAGCGATCTGCGGGGGATACGGATCATGACCGTCCACAAATCCAAGGGGCTGGAATTCGAGCACGTGATCGTCCTAGATCAGCTGGGGCGTCCACGCGCGAAAAACGATTCCATCGTTTACGAATACGACGGTGCGACGCTGGTCGGGCTGCATTACCGGATCAAAGAGCGCGAAAAGCTCGACCCACGTTACGCGCTCGCACTCGAAAAAGAGAAAAAAGCGGCCGAAGAGGACCGTCTCAACGCTCTTTACGTGGCACTCACCCGTGCCGTCGAATCGCTCCATGTCATCGCCAAGGAAAAAGGGTCGTGGTTCGAACCCCTCGGAGTGGTTCCGGCGCAATGGGGGGAACTGCGGCGGCGCGAAACCGCCGCCAAGACGCCGCAGTCGCCGGGGAACCTTTCGTATCGGGGAACGCGGTTCGGCACGCAGGAAGAGGCTGCCTCTCTCCCCCGCGAAGAGGCCTATGATTACGATGCCGCGCAGTTTGGAACGGCGCTGCATTATACCCTAGAGATGCTGGGGAGTTTTTCGGCCGATGCCCTTGCCGACGCGCTGGAATCGGCCCGGAACCGTTACGGCGCGATGCTGCGTCCCGGAGCGATCGAGGAGATCGCTCAAAGGGCCCGAAGGCTGCTGGACGATCCGTTTTTTCTTCGAATCACGCAAGGACAAGTGCGTAAGGAACAGACGTTACGCCATCGCGGCGCGATTCACGTGATCGATCTGCTGATCCGTAACGATGAGGGATGGATCATCGTTGACTACAAATCGGGGCGCGAGGAGGAGGGGAAATACCGCGCCCAGGTTCTCCGGTACGCCGAAGCGGTCGCTGCGGCGACGAACGAAAAGGTCCGCGGCTATCTGTGTTATCTCCTTGCCGAAGGGATCGAATGGGAAAAGTGCTTATAA
- a CDS encoding FixH family protein, producing MNKDAGRKWPIIIALSMVGIVAACVVTIKVALNNPVQMSDYGLQGYHDYDANVNKIIEAKIAFDRKYDIAFLTPKIDEKGTVIAYRVSDKSGKPVENATIEAVLTRPDTREFDITLSPEAPKDGNYTFKAVDLPKPGRWDILAKVSVGGDTRYYNLKADTRNPSTFEF from the coding sequence ATGAATAAAGACGCCGGCCGTAAATGGCCGATTATTATCGCCCTCTCCATGGTCGGCATCGTCGCCGCCTGTGTCGTGACGATCAAAGTCGCTTTGAACAATCCGGTTCAGATGTCAGACTACGGTCTTCAGGGATACCATGATTACGACGCGAACGTCAACAAGATCATCGAAGCGAAAATCGCATTTGACCGCAAATACGATATAGCGTTCCTGACGCCGAAAATCGATGAGAAAGGGACGGTGATCGCTTACCGCGTGAGCGACAAATCGGGTAAGCCGGTCGAGAACGCAACAATCGAAGCGGTTTTGACGCGTCCGGATACGAGAGAGTTCGATATCACCCTCTCTCCTGAAGCACCAAAAGACGGGAACTACACGTTTAAAGCGGTTGATCTGCCCAAACCGGGCCGCTGGGACATTCTGGCCAAAGTCAGCGTCGGCGGCGATACCCGCTATTACAACCTCAAAGCCGATACCCGAAACCCCAGCACGTTCGAATTTTAA